Part of the Burkholderia humptydooensis genome, CGACCTCGCGCGGCACATGTGCATCCGCTTTCGCTTCCCGAAGAGCGGCCGCCTGCACAAATGGCCGCTGCGCGACGGCCGCCGCGACGTCGATCTCGACGTCGCCGGCCGCTTCGTCAGCACGGATACGGGCGCGGTGATCGACGCCGCGCGCGCGGGCGCGGGCATCGCGTTCGTGTTCATGCGCGAGCGGATCGCGGGCGACCTGCGCCGCGGCACGCTGCGCGAGGTGCTGCCGGGCGCATGCCGGACGCTGCCGCCGATGTGGCTCTACTACGCGAACCGCAAGCACGTGCCACCGAAGCTGCGCGCGTTCATCGCGGTGCTGCGCGAGCACGCGGCGGCCGACGGGCGGCGCTGACGGCTGGCAAGCTCCATTGCACTGCGCACTTTGCATGCGCGCTGCCGCGACCAGGTTCGCCACGCCTGACGAAAGCGTTCGCGCGATGTCACGATTTCGTCATCTCGCGCCGCCGCCAGCAACAATGCGCGGGATCGGCTACATTGTGCGGACCGCGCCGCCCGCCCCGGCTTGCCCGGCAGCGCGTCGCGCGTTCATCATCGATTCATCGACCGAGTCCATCCATGTCCGATCTTTCCGAGTTCCCGATCACGAAGAAATGGCCCGTACAGCATCCGGACCGCATCCAGCTCTATTCGCTGCCGACGCCGAACGGCGTCAAGGTGTCGATCCTGCTCGAGGAAACGGGGCTGCCGTACGAGGCGCACGTCGTGCGCTTCGACACGAACGACCAGATGTCGCCCGAGTTCCTGTCGCTGAACCCGAACAACAAGATCCCGGCGATCATCGATCCGCACGGCCCGGGCAGCAAGCCGCTCGCGCTGTTCGAATCGGGCGCGATCCTGCTGTACCTTGCCGACAAGACGGGCCAGTTCATTCCGGCCGATCCCGCGCGCCGCTACGAGACGATCCAGTGGCTGATGTTCCAGATGGGCGGCATCGGGCCGATGTTCGGCCAGCTCGGCTTCTTCCACAAGTTCGCGGGCCGCGAGTACGAGGACAAGCGGCCGCGCGACCGCTACGTCGGCGAGGCGAAGCGCCTGCTCGGCGTGCTCGACGGCCGCCTCGCGGATCGCCGGTGGATCATGGGCGACGCCTATACGATCGCCGATATCGCGACTTTCCCGTGGGTGCGCAACCTGATCGGATTCTATGAAGCGCGCGAGCTCGTCGAATTCGACCGCTATCCGAACGTCGCGCGCGTGCTCGGCGCATTCGTCGCGCGGCCGGCGGTGGCGCGCGGGTTGAACGTTCCGGCGCGGCCGTAAGCGCTTCGTTCCGCTTCGTCTCACCTCTTATCGCGGCTTCGTCGCGGCTTCGTTGCATCGCGCATGCGGAGCCGCGCGCGTCCCGTCCGGGCGTTCCTTGCCCGTCGATTTTTCCGCCGAAATCCCGATGTCCGGCCGCCGCGCGCTCGCGCGTCGCATGCCTCCATTCACGACATGCCGGATGCACCTTGGTGCGGATCATTCCCCGAGTGGTGCATAAAGCGCGACGCCGTTTCAGGGCATTGCGTGGCCATTTCGCGGCCATTCGCCCGGGAAGCCGCGTCGGCCAACGATCGCGCCGGCCCTGGTCCGCTCCTTGCATGCGCACGCGGTACGAGAGGACGCGACGCACGCAATAAAGCGGTAACAGCAACGGCGGCGACTCGAATACGGGACCGGCATCCGCCGTTTTTTTTGGCTCGAGTATTTTCAAAATGCAACCAATCGGCAAACAGTCGGGGGCGGCGCTGCGGCTCGACGAATGGCTTCCGTATCAGTTGTTCCTGCCCGCGCAGCACGTCGCGCGCCTGCTCGCCGAATTCTATGGGCCGCGCTACGGGATCAGCCAGCAAGCATGGCGGATTCTCGCGACGATCGTCGATCGGCCCGGCGCGAACGCGCGGCAGATCGGCGCGGCGCTCGGCATGGATTCGGTGTCCGTCAGCCGAGGGATCGCGCAGCTCGTCGCGGTCGGCTTCGCCCGGCGCGACGCGGCGCGCAACGACCGTCGCTACGCGTGCGTCGTGGCGACGCCCGCCGGCCGCGATGCATTCGACGAGATCGCCGCCGTGGGCCTCGCGGCGGAGCAACGGATGCTGGACGTGCTGACGCCCGGCGAGCGCGCGATGCTCGACGCCGCGCTGCTGAAGATCGGGCGCGAGAGCGAGCGCATCGCGATCGTCGGCTGGCGGCGTCTGCTCGACGAGCCTTGAGCGCCGGCTTTGTCGCCCATTCCGGGGGCCTGGCTTCGCGAGCGGCGTCGCCGCACCGCGCGCGGAACATAACGAGAACCTGAGAGCGCGGCGAGCTTCCGGCCGGGCGTGCCCGCTGCCGTCGATTCATGCGTAAAACGATTTGGCATCCGAATCGACGGATCTTTTCGCGGCCGCCCGGCGGATCGAAAACCGTGACGTTTTTTTCGAGCGAGGGTCGACATGAACGTTCGCATAGGGTGTCTGTCGCTGCTGGCTGCCGTCGTGTTCGACGCGCATGCGCAATCGGTCGTCCGGATCGGCGTCGCGATGCCGCTGACGGGGCCCGTCGCCCATCTGGGCAAGGATGTGCAGAACGGCGCGCAGCTCGCCGTCGACGATCTGAACCGCGCGCCGCCGGCGATCGGCGGCAAGCCCGTGAAGTTCGAGCTCGTCGTCGAAGACGATCAGGGCGATCCGCGGCAGGCCGTGCAGGTCGCGCAGCGCCTCGTCGACGCGCGCGTCGCGGGCGTCGTCGGCGATCTGAACTCGGGGCCGACGATCGTCGCGGCGAAGGTCTACGCGGCGGCCGGCATTGCGCAGATCGCGCCCGCCGCGACCAATCCCGCGTATACGCAGCAAGGCTACAAGACGGCATTCCGGCTGATGGCGACCGACAGCCAGCAAGGCGCGTCGCTCGCCGCGCTCGCCGCCAAGCTCGCGAAAGGCGCGCCGATCGCGCTGATCGACGATCGCGGCGCGTACGGCCAGGGCCTCATCGATCAGGCGGAGAAGACGCTGCGCGCGAACGGCGTCACGCGAATCACGCGCGACTACACGACGGACACCGCGGTCAATTTCGCGTCGATCCTCACGCGCGTGAAAGGTGAGCATGCGGCCGTGATCGTCTACGGCGGCGCCGATGCGCAGGCGGGGCCGATGGTGCGGCAGATGAAGGCGCTCGGGATCGACGCGGCGTTTGTCGGCGGCGACGGCGTGTGCACCGGGCAGTGGACGGCGCTGTCGTCGGGCGCGAACGAAGGCCAGTTCTGCACGCAGGCGGGCGACCCGCGCACGAGGATGGCGGGCTACGCGGCGTTCGAGCGGCGTTTCGAGGCCCGCTACGGCAAGGTGATCGTATTCGCGCCGTACGGCTACGACGCGGTGATGCTGCTCGCCGACGCGATGCGCCGCGCGAATTCGACCGATCCGGCCGTCTATCTCGGCGCGCTCGCGAAGACCCGCTACGACGGCGTGATCGGCAGCATCCGCTTCAATCCGCAGGGCGACAACGTGAACGGCGCGGTGACGGTTTACCGCGTGCAGCGCGGCGCGCTCGTGCCGGTGCCCGACTGAGGCGGGACGCAACGGCCGCGCGTGCGCACGACGACGTCCGGCGCCGGGCGATGCGGGCCGGAGCGCGCCGCAGAACGGCCCGGACACAGACGTCGTCGTGACGAACGAGCCGAACGAATGCAGCCGGGACGGCGCGAGGAGACCAGCTCGCCTCGTCCACGCATGCGCGGGCCCCGCCCGCACCGCGCGCAAGCGCACACGCACGACCAACGCCCATTCGAAAAACAATCCCGAACGCACGGCGGCCGCGGACCCGGAGACGCCCGGCAGCCTGGAGATCTCCCATGATGGACGTCATCGAATTCGCGGGCAATCGCGCGACGCACTACAAGGACGCGCTGTCGCTCTACCCCGACGCGTGGCTGCAGGACATCGCATGCATGCATCGTTTCCTGCGGCCGTCGCCGGGCGAGACGATTCTCGAAATCGGCGGCGGCAGCGGCTACTTCAGCCGCGCGATCGCGGCCGCGCTCGGCCCGTCCGGGCGCCTCGTCGTGACCGATCCGTCGATCGAGCAACTCGACGCGCTGCGCGGCATGCCCGATTCGAACATCCGTGTCGTTCAGCAGGCCGCCGACGCGCTCGATCTCGACACGCGCGATTTCGACGCGATCTGGAGCCGCGGCGCGATCCACCACGTGCCCGACAAGACCGCCGCATTCGCCGCGAGCGCGCGCCATGCGCGGCCTCGCGCGCGCTTCGTGATCTACGACATCTTCGCGGGCACGCCGCTCGCGCGCTACTTCGACGGCTTCATCGCGAAGAGCTGCTCGACGGGACACGAGGTCGCGTTCCTGTCCGAGGATTTCGCGAGAACGCTGTGCGCGCTGACGGGCTGGGCAGAACCGCGTTTCCACGACGTGACGGTGCCGTGGGAATTCGACAGCCGCAAGTCGATCGGCCATTTCCTGAGGCTGCTTTTCTCCGCGACCGACGCGTACTCGGACGACGATTGTCTCGCGGCGGCCGAGGCGTTCCTGAGCGTGAGCACGACGCGCACCGGTTACGCGCTGATGTGGCCGATGACGGTGATGGTCACGCAGCGGCTCGCTTGACACGGCGCCGGCGGATGTCGCGCGCCCCGCTCACCCGCGCAGCACGAGCACGTTGCCGGCGAGCACGGCCGCCGCGCCGGCGAGGATCCGCGCATCGAGATGCAGCCCTTCGAACAGCGCGGACAGCCCGAGCGCGACGATCGGCACCGCGGCGAGCGTATAGGCGGCCTTGCCGGGGCCGAGGCGTCGCACGAGGTCGAAGTACAGCATGAACGTCACGCACGACGCGCCGATCGCGAGATACAGCAGACTGCCGACATAGCGCGCCGACCAGTCGGCGACGAACGGCACGTGCTGCGCGGCGGCCCAGGCGGCGCTCGTCGCCGAGCCGACGAGCGCGCCCCAGCCGAGGATCGCGACGGTCGGCAGTCCCGCGCGCTGGTTGCGTGCGCCGACGACGGTGCCCGCCGCGGTCGCGACCGCGGCCGCAAGCGCCCACGCGAAGCCGGATGCGGAATCGGCGCGCACCGCGCCGAGCGACGGGCCGACGATGATGCCCACGCCCGCGATCCCGCACGCGGCGCCCCACAGCAGCGCGCGCGTGAGCGGCGTGCCGAGCAGCGCGCGGCCGATCAGCGCGGCGAACAGCGACGATGTCGACAGCACGAGCGCGGCGAGTCCGCTCGGAATGCGTCGCGTCGCTTCGTAGAACGTGATGAATGCGAACGCGAAAAAGAGCGCGCCCTGTAGCGCGACGAATACGCGATCCTCACGCGGAATCGCGAGCGCGTGGCCCTTCCACCGTCCGTAGCCGAGCAGCAGCACGCCCGCGAGCGCCATGCGCATCGACACCGACCAGAGCACGGGCGTCGCGCCCGCCTGCATCGCGGTCGCGAGCGCGCCGCCGCCCCACAGCAGCGCGGTCAGGCCGAAGAGCAGCGCGGTCATCGCGAGCGTTGCCCGACGAGCGCGCGCCAGTCGCCGGCCTCGATCCGCGCGCTCGCGTTCTCGAGCTTGCGCAGCGCGGCGTCGAGCACGCGCGTTTCGTCGTTCGACAACGTCGCGAGCAGATTTCGCTCGATCGCGATGCCGAGCGCCGCGATCTCGTCGAACGCGGCGCGGCCTTTCGCGGTGATCGTGACCGACGCGAAGCGCCGGTCGTTCTTCGCGGCCGTGCGCCGTGCGAAGCCGAGCGTGACGAGCTGGCCGATGCCGCGGCTCACGGTGAACGGATCGAGCGCGCATGCGAGGCCGATCTCGGTCGCGTTCGCGCCGGTGCGCTCGGCGATCACCGCGAGGATGCGCCATGCGGCCTGCGTGAGGCCGAAGCGCTCGGAATAGAACGCCTCGAGCGGGCGTGCGACCTGCGCGGCGACGACGAACAGCCGATACGGGAGCCAGTTGCCGAGCCGCAGCGGCGCGGCGGGCTTCTGCGATCCGGACGACTTCGGCGCGCGAGGGGCGGACGGTGCGGCAGGCATGCGGGCGGCTCCCGATCAGGTACTTGCATGATGCAAGTATATGGCAATCAAAATTGCCGCAAGACTTTTTTGCATCCGTGACGCCGCGGCGGCCGCATTGCCGGCGACGGGTTTCGAGTGGGGATGGGGGGCGGTGCGGCGCGCGAAGGGGCGCGCGTCGCTCAACCGGCTAGCTGGTCGAGTAGCCCAAGGGAATCTCACCCTCAGGCCCTCACGCAACCGGACGTGAATCTCTCGATTCATCCGGCTCCTATCGTCCAGCCAGACCGGCATGAGTAATAGACCAGTGGGCGAACAGCCGAGGCCACCGCGCAACCACGCGCTTTAGCCAGGCCGTCGCCCGTGAGGCGCTACCCAGTCGTTTGTATTTCCGTTTGGCCCAGCGTACGAGGGAATAGTTGAGTTGCCAACCTTGCGCCGCTCCGGTTCGCGCGCGAACCGGCAGAACTGTTCCCACGTGCACATATCGCGCCCCCCTTCAGCGGGTAAATACGTGAGCCAGTCCTCGAGCCGAGAGTGCTTCTCTGACCGATGCCGCTGATCGTTGTAGCGCAGCAGATAGCGCAACAGCCATTCATTCGCCTGTGCCTCGGTCTCCGGCTTGTGGAAGTGATACAGCGTTTCGTGCGCTTCCTTGATCGTGCGAAACGGCCGCTCGACCTTGCCCTTCGATCGCGCCCTGGTGCGCGTGCTGTCCTTGCCCGCAGGTATATGTGTCTGCCACTCGACGCCCAGTGCCTGCATCACATTCTGGAACACGCGGCTCTTGGCGACCGGACCGTTGTCGAGATAGATCATCTTCGGTCGGCCCTGGAACTGGAAGCCGGGGTCGGATTTCGGCGCCATCGCGTTAAACAGGAAACGCAGCGCCGATTCCACGTCTTCGCCATACACGCAGCGATACTCCTCGTAGGCGACGCCGCTGCGATCGTCGACTACGCCGAACAGCATCAGCGTAGGCTCGCCCTTCGTCGGATCGATCCAGGCCGGTCGTTCAATGTGTTTCAGGTCTGAGGGTGACATGTCGAACTGCCAGCAGTCGTTGCCATGCTCGGCCTGGAACCGTACCGCGGGCGGTTGCCGCAGCAGGTGCGGCTGGTCCAGTCGCAGCGCCGACAGATAGTGATTGATCGTCGGGACGCGCAACACGCCTTGGGGCGCTTTGACCAGGCCTTGCACCGTTTCGACGCCGTATTCCTCCAGCAGCTCGATCGCACGCTTGGTCGAGAGGTGCCGCCCCTGCTTGTTCGTGGTCCGCAGCTTCAGCGCGGCGATCAGTTCGCAGTAGCGCTCCAGCTCCGTCTGCTGCAATACCCGTGGCTTGCCGTAGTCGGCACGATGCGCGGAATGAGGTTGCTGGAAGCGATGCAGTGCGCGATACACGCTGGTCGTCGAAACACCGTACAGTTCGGCGACTGCCCCGACCTGGGCAGCCCGTTCGGGGCATTTATGCGGCAGACGGTCGAGCCGCTGCCGCAATTGCATGAGCGAGTCGGGCGGGATCGCCTTACGCCGCCCGCTGGGCATTGAGTTCTGCCTCGGCCAGATAGTTGTATAAGGTCGAGCGGCCAATGCCCGTCAACCGGCAGATTTCTTCGGCGGTGTGGCGACGTTCGTGATAGAGCTGCAGGGCAAGTTGCTCGCGCTCCGGATCGAGCCGCTTCTTGCGTCCGCCCTTGTGGCCACGCGCGCGGGCCAGAGAGACCCGCGCGCGTGCGTTCGCGGATCAGGTTGCGCTCGAACTCCGCCAGCGCGCCGAATAGATGGAACACCAGGCGGCCGCCGATCGACGCAGTGTCGATGTTTTCCTGCAAGCTGCGCAGGCTGACGCCGGCGGCGTCAAGCCGCTCGACGAGGTAGATCAGGTCTTTCAGCGAGCGCCCAGGCCGGTCCAGCCGCCAGATCACCACTGTGTCGCCCTGACGCAAGGAGGCAAGCAGCGCCGTTAAGCAGGTGCGTTCCGATTTCGCGCCACTCGCGGTGTCCTCGAACACGCGTTCGCACCCGGCCTGTGCCAATGCGTCGCGTTGCAGGTCGAGTTGCTGATCGTCCGTGGAGACGCGAGCGTATCCTATCAACATAGGAATTCCAGTTTGTCCGCTGAAAATTCAGTATCGTCGGATGTTGAAAAATGGAAGCCGATATTGGACGCTCTTGGTGCAATTCGCCGCCCGCACCCGGTTGCACGGGCCGGCGTCCATCAAACCTTCGTTTCCTGGACGGCCAAGTCTATCGCTGCGCGCGTATATTGATGGGAGGGAGCATGTCGAACATTCCGACCGACTGGCAGGAGCCATCGCTTGATGTGTTGGCCTCTCTCGTCTCGTGGCTTTGGGATGAGGTCGATGGCAAGCAGACTGAGGACGGCGTTCCACAGCCAATAGCAGCGTGCTTTTATTCCCTTGCCTTGGATCACGTTTCAGCTATCGTCGAGCTGATCAAGCTCGACATGACTGCGTCGGCGTTCGCGCTCTTTCGCGCGGCCTACGAGGCATACGTAAGGGGACGATGGATTCAATCTTGCGCGAACATGGGTTGGTTGCGCTCGTTTGCGGAAGATGACACCCACAAAGAATTTCCTAGCGCGCAGAAGATGATTGATCAGTTGGAGAAGAACCCGGACTTCGAGACGGAACAGTTTTCAACGCTACATCGCGCACATTGGCCGTCGATCTGCGACTACGCGCATGGCGCGCGGTTGCAAGTGACACGGCGCCTGACGAACGCTGAAATCTCGCCGAATTTTTCTGCTCAAGATAAGGCTAGTCTGACCCACATGACTGCGGCTATTGCCATATTGATCGGAGTCGGCTTTGCACAGGTGCTGGCTGACGGCACTTCCCTTATGTCGGTTGGCGAGAAAGCAAAAGAACTGGGGTTCAAGCTCGGGAAGCAATAGTAAATTGGTAAATGCGGAGGAATCCGTGATGAATCAGACTGAGTTTGAGAGAACCTATCCAGGATACTTTCACAAGTGTAAGGCGCCTGCCGCTAGCAAAGACCGTCGACGACTACGACGCGTTGCTGCCCTGGAAAATGCCGGCCGACCTGCGCTGATGCGCTTCGCTACCACACATCACGCACTCCACCGATTTACTCTGAAGGACGTCGTTCGTGGATCGCATACGTTCATGGACCGCATACCGTTGATCGGGCCGGGAAAGCAATGCTTCGACGCCCCGGGGCCTGATGGATCGTCGAGATATTCGGGTGGTTTGCTGAGCATCCGCAGCGGAAGCAGGCCGCGCCCGATGTCATTGGCGTCGCAACGAACGGCGCGTTTCATCGCGGAGAATTGTTCCGTTTGACCGTGGTCTCGATCGACCCCGGTGGGTTGGCGAGCGTGCGCTTGCTTGACTGCGCGACGCGAGGTGTCCGCGCATTCGATTCGAACGCCTCGCCGTCATAGGCGAGGCGTTTATCGAAATCGTCTCCGCGCCATCCGCCAGCGACAGCGTCGAACGCTTTGTGCTTGACGCCGCCAAGCGCCAACCGCATGCGCCGCGAGCAGCGACCAGCGAGCAAAGGCGCCGGAGCCGGCGGATTTTCAACTCGGAGCCGACCGTGTTTGCCCACCTACATACGATCGAGCGACAAAGCGCAAACATTCTTGTCGGGCGGGCAGTATTCGGCGAGCCGGCTCCGCGCGCTGTCGTAGTCCTTTTGCTGCTCGGGTGTCAAATTTCCTAGCCCGATTCTTTCATAGGCCTGCGTCAAGCCGAAATAGGCCCAACTGTTGCCTCTGAAACTCGTGTACGCGTTGTGTTTCGGGTCGTCGTCGCCGAGCGACGCGTGGAGCGTCTTGATCGCCTTGTCGTATTGGCCGAGGCCGATCTGGAGCGCGGCCAGGGTTTGCCTGACCGGAACCATCCAATAAGGCGGCTCGTCGTAGTTCATCTTGTCCTGCTGCTTGACGGAGCGTTCGAGAATGCGCACCCCGCGTTGCGCGTCGTCTTTCATCTGGTCGATCCGCGCGCGCGCGACCGATTGCATGATTTCTGCCGTCTGGCTGTTCATCACTTCGTCGGGCCGCTCTTTCCTGAAGGCGATCACGTCCTTTACAAGTTTCGCGTACGCACGTTGCGCACCGCGAACATCGTGTTTGCGGACGTATGCAAGCGCTTGTGCGTAGTTCCAGGAAACGCTTGCAAAGCGCCAGTCCTTTTCTGTCCCGTGCGGTGGCGGCTGCCGGATAATCTCGTCCGGCGACATGAAATACGGCAGCGATTGGTAATAGATGCCGCGATAACGGTCGGTCCGGAACGTAATGCCTTCGCCTTCCGATTTCCGCAGACGATCAGCCGCCCAGCTCATGTTCTCGACGTTGCCGGCCATGATCGCCGAAGCAAGCGCGAAATGGATATTGTGCCGGTAGTAGCCCCAGCGATAACGGTCGCCGTCCGGATGATCGATGCCGCCCGCGAGCTTGGCATCGACTTTCTTGAAGTAGCCTTCGTCGCTCAACGTTGCGTCCCGATTCGCTTCGAACGATTGCAGGTGCGCGCCGGTGCGGTAATAAATGTGCGAGGGCATGTGAACCAAGTGGCCGGCATCGGGCGCGAGTTTGGCCAGTTTGTCCGCATAAGGCGTCACGTCGTTCGGCTCGGTCGATCCCTCGCGAATATGGATGTACCAATGGATGAGACCCATGTGATCGGAATGGTCCTTCAGCCCGCCTTCGATCGCTTCGACTGCCTGGGGAATGTCACGGTAAGTGGCGTT contains:
- a CDS encoding glutathione S-transferase N-terminal domain-containing protein, which produces MSDLSEFPITKKWPVQHPDRIQLYSLPTPNGVKVSILLEETGLPYEAHVVRFDTNDQMSPEFLSLNPNNKIPAIIDPHGPGSKPLALFESGAILLYLADKTGQFIPADPARRYETIQWLMFQMGGIGPMFGQLGFFHKFAGREYEDKRPRDRYVGEAKRLLGVLDGRLADRRWIMGDAYTIADIATFPWVRNLIGFYEARELVEFDRYPNVARVLGAFVARPAVARGLNVPARP
- a CDS encoding MarR family winged helix-turn-helix transcriptional regulator: MQPIGKQSGAALRLDEWLPYQLFLPAQHVARLLAEFYGPRYGISQQAWRILATIVDRPGANARQIGAALGMDSVSVSRGIAQLVAVGFARRDAARNDRRYACVVATPAGRDAFDEIAAVGLAAEQRMLDVLTPGERAMLDAALLKIGRESERIAIVGWRRLLDEP
- a CDS encoding branched-chain amino acid ABC transporter substrate-binding protein; amino-acid sequence: MNVRIGCLSLLAAVVFDAHAQSVVRIGVAMPLTGPVAHLGKDVQNGAQLAVDDLNRAPPAIGGKPVKFELVVEDDQGDPRQAVQVAQRLVDARVAGVVGDLNSGPTIVAAKVYAAAGIAQIAPAATNPAYTQQGYKTAFRLMATDSQQGASLAALAAKLAKGAPIALIDDRGAYGQGLIDQAEKTLRANGVTRITRDYTTDTAVNFASILTRVKGEHAAVIVYGGADAQAGPMVRQMKALGIDAAFVGGDGVCTGQWTALSSGANEGQFCTQAGDPRTRMAGYAAFERRFEARYGKVIVFAPYGYDAVMLLADAMRRANSTDPAVYLGALAKTRYDGVIGSIRFNPQGDNVNGAVTVYRVQRGALVPVPD
- a CDS encoding class I SAM-dependent methyltransferase, with amino-acid sequence MMDVIEFAGNRATHYKDALSLYPDAWLQDIACMHRFLRPSPGETILEIGGGSGYFSRAIAAALGPSGRLVVTDPSIEQLDALRGMPDSNIRVVQQAADALDLDTRDFDAIWSRGAIHHVPDKTAAFAASARHARPRARFVIYDIFAGTPLARYFDGFIAKSCSTGHEVAFLSEDFARTLCALTGWAEPRFHDVTVPWEFDSRKSIGHFLRLLFSATDAYSDDDCLAAAEAFLSVSTTRTGYALMWPMTVMVTQRLA
- a CDS encoding DMT family transporter, translated to MTALLFGLTALLWGGGALATAMQAGATPVLWSVSMRMALAGVLLLGYGRWKGHALAIPREDRVFVALQGALFFAFAFITFYEATRRIPSGLAALVLSTSSLFAALIGRALLGTPLTRALLWGAACGIAGVGIIVGPSLGAVRADSASGFAWALAAAVATAAGTVVGARNQRAGLPTVAILGWGALVGSATSAAWAAAQHVPFVADWSARYVGSLLYLAIGASCVTFMLYFDLVRRLGPGKAAYTLAAVPIVALGLSALFEGLHLDARILAGAAAVLAGNVLVLRG
- a CDS encoding MarR family winged helix-turn-helix transcriptional regulator, with the protein product MPAAPSAPRAPKSSGSQKPAAPLRLGNWLPYRLFVVAAQVARPLEAFYSERFGLTQAAWRILAVIAERTGANATEIGLACALDPFTVSRGIGQLVTLGFARRTAAKNDRRFASVTITAKGRAAFDEIAALGIAIERNLLATLSNDETRVLDAALRKLENASARIEAGDWRALVGQRSR
- a CDS encoding DUF6988 family protein, whose translation is MSNIPTDWQEPSLDVLASLVSWLWDEVDGKQTEDGVPQPIAACFYSLALDHVSAIVELIKLDMTASAFALFRAAYEAYVRGRWIQSCANMGWLRSFAEDDTHKEFPSAQKMIDQLEKNPDFETEQFSTLHRAHWPSICDYAHGARLQVTRRLTNAEISPNFSAQDKASLTHMTAAIAILIGVGFAQVLADGTSLMSVGEKAKELGFKLGKQ